One Aquarana catesbeiana isolate 2022-GZ linkage group LG06, ASM4218655v1, whole genome shotgun sequence genomic region harbors:
- the LOC141147445 gene encoding olfactory receptor 5AS1-like: protein MGKNISTGNQAVLNGFFLSGLSDLPALQLPLFLFFLLIYLLTLIWNLLIMVLIVTNSHLHVPMYFFLGNLAGLDLCCSSVTIPRLLFDLHTKMRKITITECIFQVFFFLLFATSELLLLTVMSYDRYTAICQPLHYTQIMSWKVCVQLASIAGCLGLTTALVHTLCALRLTFCGSDIIESFFCDLPQLFQISCSDININVLLIFLVGGFVGGGSLVLTSLSYIYIFKTVLKMQIKGTRSKVFSTCSSHLTVVFIFYGSLMFNYFQPTSKHFPVSLQVV, encoded by the coding sequence atgggcaaaaatatTTCAACGGGGAATCAGGCGGTTTTGAATGGATTCTTCCTCTCTGGATTGTCTGACCTTCCAGCTCTCCAGCTTCCTctatttctcttcttccttctcatcTACCTTCTGACATTAATCTGGAATTTGCTGATCATGGTCCTCATAGTCACCAACTCTCACCTCCACGTTCCTATGTATTTCTTCCTTGGGAACCTGGCTGGATTGGACCTTTGTTGTTCTTCAGTCACCATCCCAAGATTGCTATTTGACCTTCACACCAAGATGAGAAAGATTACCATAACAGAATGTATATTTCAAgtcttcttctttttattatttgcCACATCTGAGCTTTTACTGTTGACTGTCATGTCCTATGATCGATATACCGCCATTTGTCAGCCGTTACATTACACACAGATCATGAGTTGGAAGGTTTGTGTACAGTTGGCGTCCATTGCTGGGTGTCTCGGTCTTACCACTGCTTTAGTTCATACACTGTGTGCATTAAGATTAACATTTTGTGGATCAGATATTATAGAAAGTTTCTTCTGTGACCTTCCTCAGTTGTTTCAGATCTCCTGCAGTGACATCAACATCAACGTTCTGCTCATCTTTCTCGTGGGTGGATTTGTTGGAGGTGGGTCTCTGGTACTGACCTCCctgtcatatatttatatattcaaaaCTGTCCTAAAAATGCAGATTAAGGGTACGAGAAGTAAAGTTTTCTCTACGTGTTCCTCTCACTTGACTGTGGTGTTTATATTTTATGGCTCACTGATGTTTAATTATTTTCAGCCAACTTCTAAACATTTTCCTG